In a single window of the Campylobacter iguaniorum genome:
- a CDS encoding efflux RND transporter permease subunit, protein MNKIFKFIVNFPKLVLLVSVILCLIFGMFSTKLQIDASTQTLLLDNDKELGIWREISKRYETPNFLVVAYTPNQDLLSSKTLDKIAKISNELEKIDGVKSVLSILNVPLLQNADIPVSELVKHVPTLMDKDANLSAAKDEFLSSPLYKNSLVSGDFKTTSIVINLEPNEKYDAFIEKRDLLKSLEQNKTITQNQKIELEALDVQFKLYRDELRIKEHENIEQIRAVISQNRGDERLFLGGINMIADDMIGFVKNDLLVYGVSVLILLMLCLWLFFRQIRFVFLPIFICILSVILASGVYGLLGFEITVISSNYIALQLIITISVVIHLITGYRELYILHPNYTQKQLVYLALKSRANPCFFAIFTTVIGFVSLCLSDIKPIIMLGLMMSGGISISLVVAFVVFGSLLVLLNKKEPKRSFENSFKFTHWCAKLAINRRQIIYIVSIFIFIGGIYGISKLRVENSFIGYFKSSTEIYKGMEVIDKSLGGTVPLDVTIKFKDTKSNEVATKDEFLSEFESEFSQNESDPRYWFSTYKMDVVKKVTRFLEDREFVGNVSSLGTLLEVGKALNKGNELDSLSLAILYNGLPDEYKKILLSPYVSIEDSEVHFVIRTIDSDERLRRDEFIKTLQTDLNELLADDNVEARVSGVMVLYNNMLQSLISSQVDTFGFVVLALFIVFIFIFKSVKLAVIGIVANLVPLCAVFGIMGMAGIPLDIMSITIAAISLGIGVDDIIHYIHRYNLEIKSKDKIRAIRSSHSSIGYAMYYTSFAVFLGFSVMSFSNFWPTIYFGILTDLVMAMMLLGALLLLPALILSFYSTTCKKE, encoded by the coding sequence ATGAATAAAATATTCAAATTTATAGTAAATTTCCCAAAATTAGTTCTGCTTGTTAGTGTTATTTTATGCTTAATTTTTGGGATGTTTTCTACTAAATTACAAATCGATGCTTCTACCCAAACACTGCTTTTAGATAATGATAAAGAGCTTGGGATCTGGAGAGAAATCTCAAAAAGATATGAAACGCCAAATTTTTTAGTCGTTGCATATACTCCAAACCAAGATCTGCTATCTTCAAAAACACTTGATAAAATAGCTAAAATTTCTAATGAACTTGAAAAAATAGATGGCGTAAAAAGTGTTCTTTCTATTTTAAATGTTCCACTTTTGCAAAACGCAGATATTCCAGTAAGCGAGCTGGTCAAACACGTCCCGACTCTTATGGACAAAGACGCAAATTTAAGCGCAGCAAAAGACGAGTTTCTCTCAAGTCCGCTTTATAAAAATAGCCTTGTGAGTGGGGATTTTAAAACCACTTCTATAGTGATAAATTTAGAACCAAATGAAAAATACGACGCATTCATCGAAAAAAGAGATCTGCTAAAAAGCCTAGAGCAAAATAAAACCATAACCCAAAATCAAAAAATTGAGCTTGAAGCTTTGGACGTTCAATTCAAGCTTTACAGAGATGAGCTTCGTATAAAAGAGCATGAAAATATAGAACAAATCAGGGCAGTTATAAGCCAAAATAGAGGCGATGAAAGGCTGTTTTTAGGCGGAATAAATATGATCGCTGATGATATGATAGGCTTTGTCAAAAATGATCTTTTGGTTTATGGAGTTAGCGTTTTAATCCTTCTTATGCTTTGTTTGTGGCTATTTTTTAGACAGATTAGATTTGTCTTTTTGCCTATTTTTATCTGTATTTTATCTGTGATTTTGGCAAGTGGAGTTTATGGGCTTTTGGGATTTGAGATAACTGTGATTAGTTCAAATTATATCGCGCTTCAGCTCATCATCACGATTTCAGTTGTAATTCACTTGATAACTGGATATAGAGAGCTTTATATTTTGCATCCAAATTATACGCAAAAACAGCTTGTTTATCTGGCTTTAAAATCACGTGCAAATCCATGCTTTTTTGCTATTTTTACCACTGTTATTGGCTTTGTTTCGCTTTGTTTGAGTGATATAAAGCCGATCATTATGCTTGGGCTTATGATGAGTGGTGGGATTAGTATATCTCTAGTCGTGGCGTTTGTGGTGTTTGGATCTTTGCTTGTTTTACTAAATAAAAAAGAGCCAAAAAGAAGCTTTGAAAATAGCTTTAAATTTACCCATTGGTGTGCAAAATTAGCCATAAATAGACGACAAATCATCTATATTGTTAGTATTTTTATATTTATTGGTGGGATTTATGGTATATCAAAACTAAGAGTTGAAAATAGTTTTATAGGATATTTCAAATCAAGTACTGAAATTTACAAAGGAATGGAAGTCATAGACAAAAGTCTTGGTGGAACCGTGCCGCTTGATGTGACTATCAAATTTAAAGATACTAAAAGCAATGAAGTAGCGACAAAAGATGAGTTTTTGAGTGAATTTGAGAGCGAATTTAGCCAAAACGAATCAGATCCGCGCTATTGGTTTTCAACTTATAAAATGGATGTAGTAAAAAAAGTTACTAGATTTTTAGAAGATAGAGAGTTTGTAGGGAATGTAAGCTCTCTTGGAACTCTTTTAGAGGTTGGCAAAGCCTTAAATAAGGGAAATGAGCTTGATTCTTTGAGCCTTGCTATACTTTACAACGGACTTCCAGATGAGTATAAAAAGATTCTTTTGTCGCCTTATGTAAGCATAGAAGATAGTGAAGTTCATTTCGTGATTAGAACCATAGATAGCGATGAGAGGCTAAGGCGTGATGAGTTTATCAAAACGCTTCAAACAGACCTTAATGAGCTTTTGGCAGATGATAATGTAGAAGCTAGAGTTAGTGGAGTTATGGTGCTTTATAACAATATGCTTCAAAGCCTTATTAGCTCGCAAGTTGATACATTTGGTTTTGTTGTTTTAGCTCTTTTTATTGTATTTATTTTTATATTTAAAAGCGTTAAACTAGCCGTTATTGGCATTGTTGCAAATTTAGTCCCGCTTTGCGCTGTTTTTGGGATCATGGGAATGGCTGGAATCCCGCTTGATATAATGAGTATCACAATAGCTGCAATCAGCCTTGGTATCGGCGTGGACGACATAATCCACTATATACATAGATATAATCTTGAAATCAAATCCAAAGATAAAATAAGAGCTATTCGCTCAAGCCATTCTAGCATAGGATATGCTATGTATTACACATCTTTTGCGGTATTTTTGGGCTTTAGTGTTATGAGTTTTAGTAACTTTTGGCCGACTATATATTTTGGTATATTGACTGATCTTGTTATGGCTATGATGCTTTTAGGAGCTTTGCTTCTTTTGCCGGCTCTTATTTTGTCATTTTATTCGACAACTTGTAAAAAAGAGTAA
- a CDS encoding TOBE domain-containing protein translates to MKADVSLELFLNSDTAVLGKHIKLLKAIDQTKSITKAAAAIDISYKNAWDCLDFLNNRSKEPLIIRVNGNRKNSGSELSDYAKGLINTYDAILKAQKLFLDELCKSKDISKDALTHLQRMNMKLSARNQLLVEITDIKTGAVNSEVTAKLSNGEKLRATITVESEKNLDLKVGKEVLFIFKAPSVMIGKEDGKGMKLSAANQLKGKVLEAKLGAVNAEVIIEVSNHQKISAIITNESAQEMKINVGDEVVAIIKASNILIGA, encoded by the coding sequence ATGAAAGCAGATGTTAGTTTAGAACTGTTTTTAAATAGCGATACTGCAGTTTTAGGAAAACACATAAAGCTGTTAAAAGCTATAGATCAGACAAAAAGCATAACAAAAGCTGCGGCTGCTATCGACATATCGTACAAAAATGCTTGGGACTGTTTGGATTTTTTAAACAATAGATCAAAAGAGCCTCTTATCATAAGAGTTAATGGCAATAGAAAAAATAGTGGTAGCGAACTAAGCGATTATGCTAAAGGACTCATAAATACTTACGATGCAATTCTTAAAGCCCAAAAATTATTTTTAGACGAACTTTGCAAAAGCAAAGATATAAGCAAAGATGCCCTAACGCATCTACAAAGGATGAATATGAAGCTAAGTGCTAGAAATCAACTATTAGTTGAAATCACAGATATCAAAACAGGTGCAGTAAACTCAGAAGTTACTGCTAAACTAAGCAATGGCGAAAAGCTAAGAGCTACTATCACAGTAGAAAGTGAAAAAAACTTAGACCTTAAAGTCGGCAAAGAAGTTTTATTTATATTCAAAGCTCCAAGCGTAATGATCGGCAAAGAAGATGGAAAAGGCATGAAACTTTCAGCAGCTAACCAACTAAAAGGTAAAGTTTTAGAAGCAAAACTTGGTGCTGTAAATGCTGAAGTTATCATAGAAGTTAGCAATCATCAAAAAATATCAGCAATCATCACAAACGAATCAGCTCAAGAGATGAAAATAAACGTTGGCGATGAAGTAGTAGCTATCATAAAAGCAAGCAATATCTTAATCGGAGCATAA
- a CDS encoding MlaA family lipoprotein, which produces MKKVIIAVLFCSILGANETDISSFDDEFSDKPIFDPLSGYNRVMTDVNDFMYRNMFTPVFKGYDYIMPDEGQTAISNFFDNILFPIRFINNLLQFKFANAGEETLRFIANTVVGFGGISDVATNVYGLKKHDEDFGQTLGYWGVGSGFPVVIPILGQSNLRDIAGLGGDYFINPLSYSNDVWARDSKFFDLNLAIKTEQMINENSLDPEKYQKATSGAVDLYTFIKNAYEQRRNALIKE; this is translated from the coding sequence ATGAAAAAAGTGATTATAGCAGTTTTATTTTGTTCTATTTTGGGTGCAAATGAAACCGATATTTCATCGTTTGATGACGAATTTAGCGATAAACCGATCTTTGATCCGCTAAGTGGATACAATAGAGTGATGACAGATGTAAATGATTTTATGTATAGAAATATGTTTACTCCTGTGTTTAAGGGTTATGATTATATTATGCCAGATGAGGGACAAACTGCGATTTCAAACTTTTTTGATAATATTTTATTTCCTATAAGATTTATAAATAACTTATTGCAATTCAAATTTGCAAATGCTGGTGAAGAAACTCTTAGATTTATCGCAAATACGGTAGTTGGATTTGGTGGCATAAGTGACGTGGCTACGAATGTTTATGGATTAAAAAAACACGATGAAGACTTCGGGCAAACTCTTGGATATTGGGGCGTTGGAAGTGGATTTCCAGTAGTTATCCCTATCCTTGGACAATCAAATTTAAGAGATATTGCTGGGCTTGGTGGGGATTATTTTATAAATCCACTTAGTTATAGCAATGATGTTTGGGCTAGAGATAGTAAATTTTTTGATCTAAATTTAGCTATAAAAACAGAGCAAATGATAAACGAAAACTCACTAGATCCAGAAAAATATCAAAAAGCAACTTCTGGAGCTGTGGATTTATATACATTTATAAAAAATGCCTACGAGCAAAGAAGAAACGCACTAATCAAGGAGTAA
- the modA gene encoding molybdate ABC transporter substrate-binding protein → MKKFFLAAVLAVAGFCADLNIAAAANVTYAFDDIKAEFKKLNPDANLNVSLGSSGKLVAQVKNGAPFEVFMAANMDFANGLYKDGFAMNEAAIYAKGKVAMLSVRGFDLSKGLEVLKDPKVKTIIIANPKTAPYGTASIEAFKNAGIYDAIKDKIIEAGSIGEALSQTLKAGDVGFIAASSMYSPKMSEYKEGKDFVLLDSKLYTSIDQGIVILKNGEKNELAKKFYDFILGEKGKAIFQKYGYDF, encoded by the coding sequence ATGAAAAAGTTCTTTTTAGCTGCTGTTTTAGCAGTGGCTGGATTTTGTGCTGATCTAAACATCGCAGCAGCTGCGAACGTAACTTACGCATTTGATGATATCAAAGCTGAGTTCAAAAAACTTAACCCAGATGCAAATTTAAACGTAAGTCTTGGCTCAAGTGGAAAGCTAGTCGCACAAGTCAAAAACGGCGCACCTTTTGAAGTATTCATGGCTGCGAATATGGATTTTGCAAATGGTCTTTATAAAGATGGTTTTGCTATGAATGAAGCAGCCATATATGCAAAAGGTAAAGTTGCTATGCTAAGCGTACGTGGATTTGATCTAAGCAAGGGCTTAGAGGTATTAAAAGATCCGAAAGTAAAAACAATCATCATCGCAAACCCAAAAACAGCTCCTTATGGAACTGCAAGCATAGAAGCATTCAAAAACGCTGGTATCTATGACGCTATAAAAGACAAAATCATCGAGGCTGGAAGTATCGGTGAGGCTCTAAGCCAAACTCTAAAAGCTGGAGATGTTGGATTTATCGCTGCTAGCTCAATGTATAGTCCAAAAATGAGCGAATACAAAGAAGGCAAAGACTTCGTCTTACTTGATAGCAAACTTTACACTTCTATCGATCAAGGTATCGTTATTTTAAAAAATGGCGAGAAAAACGAGCTTGCTAAGAAATTCTATGACTTTATCTTAGGCGAAAAAGGCAAGGCAATATTCCAAAAATATGGATATGACTTTTAA
- a CDS encoding MlaC/ttg2D family ABC transporter substrate-binding protein, translating to MKKLILFLSIFSLSFGLELASIEPVMKENLKTAISIVSDKSLNDMQKSNKLFDMFDSYFDYTLMAKLALSKHYKALNDEERAKFTKTFEARLKKSFTDKLSLYTNEQIVIKDATIPNPSRYFVNAAIISGADTYSLVFKFYKAKDNDFLIYDVDILGVSVIQTYRSQFDDLSGKVDFNEILKRLEVTNLPDDNKKAK from the coding sequence TTGAAAAAGTTAATACTATTTTTATCTATTTTTAGCCTATCTTTTGGGCTTGAGCTTGCTAGCATTGAGCCGGTTATGAAAGAAAATCTTAAAACTGCTATCAGCATCGTGAGTGATAAATCGCTAAATGATATGCAAAAGTCTAACAAGTTATTTGATATGTTTGATTCGTATTTTGATTATACTTTGATGGCAAAACTTGCATTATCTAAGCATTATAAGGCGTTAAACGATGAAGAGCGAGCTAAATTTACCAAGACTTTTGAAGCCAGACTTAAAAAATCTTTCACAGATAAACTATCTCTATACACAAACGAGCAAATAGTTATAAAAGACGCGACTATTCCAAATCCAAGTAGGTATTTTGTAAATGCTGCTATCATTAGCGGCGCTGACACTTATAGCTTGGTTTTTAAATTTTACAAAGCCAAAGACAATGACTTTTTGATCTATGATGTTGATATACTCGGCGTTAGCGTGATACAGACCTATAGATCACAGTTTGATGATTTGAGTGGTAAGGTTGATTTTAATGAAATTTTAAAACGCTTGGAAGTGACAAATTTGCCAGATGACAACAAAAAAGCAAAATGA